In Triticum urartu cultivar G1812 chromosome 6, Tu2.1, whole genome shotgun sequence, the following proteins share a genomic window:
- the LOC125514043 gene encoding uncharacterized protein LOC125514043, translating to MASQPQACSLPIHTAPSPDAKPLDDDDLRLRRRRRRCRCICALVTLGVLLLLGVTLLVLFLTVLRVRDPSTRVLSARFVGPVPSLAQPNFTVQLTAAVHNPNRFSFSYASGAAELWYRGTHVGDAQVDPGRIPGRGDETVQLDMTVLTASFTKDMAQLIKDIEAGTLPLDASARIQGRVAIFGVFKLSVVAYSDCHVVVGFPSMDIRGQECHDHAKL from the coding sequence ATGGCCTCCCAGCCCCAGGCGTGCAGCCTCCCGATCCACACCGCGCCCTCCCCCGATGCCAAGCCCCTGGACGACGACGACCTCCGCCTGCGCagacgccgccgccgctgccgttgCATCTGCGCCCTGGTCACCCTCGGCGTGCTCCTGCTGCTGGGCGTGACCCTCCTGGTCCTCTTCCTCACCGTGCTCCGCGTGCGCGACCCCAGCACGCGCGTGCTCTCCGCCCGCTTCGTCGGCCCCGTCCCCAGCCTCGCCCAGCCCAACTTCACGGTGCAGCTCACCGCGGCCGTGCACAACCCCAACCGGTTCTCCTTCTCCTACGCCTCCGGCGCCGCCGAGCTCTGGTACCGGGGCACCCACGTCGGGGACGCCCAGGTCGACCCCGGCCGCATCCCTGGCAGGGGGGACGAGACCGTGCAGCTGGACATGACGGTGCTCACCGCCAGCTTCACCAAGGACATGGCGCAGCTGATCAAGGACATCGAGGCCGGGACGCTGCCGCTGGACGCGAGCGCGAGGATCCAGGGGAGGGTGGCCATCTTCGGCGTGTTCAAGCTCAGCGTGGTGGCCTACTCCGACTGCCACGTCGTCGTCGGATTCCCGAGCATGGACATCCGAGGCCAGGAGTGCCACGACCACGCTAAGCTCTGA